In a single window of the Branchiostoma floridae strain S238N-H82 chromosome 2, Bfl_VNyyK, whole genome shotgun sequence genome:
- the LOC118409930 gene encoding cytochrome P450 2U1-like → MSVLHSLAARLFTYCDVQTALVLVFVLLLTFWYLRPGKNLPPGPWGWPVLGHIPTLGKSPHLVLTAMRKKYGDVFSIRMGPKDVVVLCGYEAIHEALVRKGEDFSSRPSMYLFDKTTGMKSGIAFLPYGSLWKQQRKFTLRSLRDFGFGKRSLEGKILEEAEGLKEEILKTANTPFNVRPLLQNAVSNVICSIVFGARFDYSDPKFNYLMDRVNQNFGEQDLAGVTNFFPLLRHIPAVRKAVDKVLKNAEEVIGSLREDLIEHKNTFDPSNIRDFIDSYLLEMSQEDEAGDRENFTEDQLNYVISDLFVAGSETTSTTLTWALLYMVLYPEVQQKVQEEIDSVVGPDTALSITQRSQLPYTEAVITEVMRIKPVAPMSLPHATSKNANLFGYDIPEGTMIWPVLWSVFYDPVHYHEPEVFKPQRFLGENGQFVKDPTFIPFSTGRRMCLGENLAKMELFLFFTHLLQHFTFKLPDGAAKPSTVGIVGIITYSPVSFDLCAIPRE, encoded by the exons ATGTCTGTGCTCCACAGCCTTGCTGCCAGGCTGTTCACCTACTGTGATGTACAGACAGCCCTCGTCCTTGTGTTTGTCCTTCTACTGACCTTCTGGTACCTCAGGCCTGGGAAGAACCTCCCCCCAGGGCCCTGGGGCTGGCCAGTCTTGGGACACATCCCCACACTTGGCAAG AGTCCACACCTAGTGCTGACGGCCATGAGGAAAAAGTATGGAGATGTGTTCAGCATCAGAATGGGACCAAAGGATGTTGTTGTACTCTGTGGCTATGAGGCTATTCATGAAGCATTGGTCAGGAAAGGAGAAGACTTCTCAAGCCGACCATCCATGTATTTGTTTGACAAGACGACTGGAATGAAAAGTG GAATTGCGTTCCTTCCTTATGGCTCATTGTGGAAGCAGCAACGCAAGTTCACCCTCAGGAGCCTGCGTGATTTTGGATTTGGGAAACGCAGCTTGGAAGGCAAGATCTTAGAGGAGGCTGAAGGTCTGAAGGAAGAAATCCTAAAGACAGCCAACACGCCCTTCAATGTCAGGCCCCTTCTTCAAAATGCTGTCAGCAATGTCATCTGCTCCATCGTTTTTGGTGCACGGTTTGATTACAGTGACCCTAAATTTAACTACTTGATGGACAGAGTCAATCAGAACTTTGGAGAACAGGACTTGGCTGGAGTGACCAACTTCTTCCCCTTATTACGACACATCCCTGCAGTCAGGAAGGCTGTAGACAAGGTACTAAAGAATGCAGAGGAGGTAATAGGTTCTCTCCGAGAAGACCTGATAGAGCACAAGAACACATTTGACCCTTCTAACATTCGTGACTTCATTGACAGCTATCTGCTGGAGATGAGTCAAGAAGATGAGGCAGGGGACAGGGAGAACTTCACTGAGGACCAGCTGAATTATGTGATTTCAGACCTGTTTGTTGCTGGGTCCGAGACCACATCCACCACTCTGACATGGGCCCTGCTGTACATGGTGCTGTACCCTGAGGTACAGCAGAAGGTACAGGAGGAGATTGACAGCGTGGTTGGACCTGACACAGCCCTGTCAATCACACAACGCAGTCAGCTGCCCTACACAGAGGCTGTCATCACGGAGGTAATGCGCATAAAGCCTGTTGCACCAATGTCACTCCCTCATGCCACTTCAAAGAATGCCAACCTTTTCGGTTACGACATCCCAGAAGGCACCATGATTTGGCCTGTTCTGTGGTCAGTTTTCTACGACCCAGTACACTACCATGAGCCAGAGGTCTTCAAGCCGCAAAGGTTTCTCGGTGAAAATGGGCAGTTTGTTAAGGATCCAACATTCATTCCTTTCTCCACAG GGCGTCGTATGTGCCTGGGGGAGAATTTGGCCAAGATGGAGCTGTTCCTGTTCTTCACCCACCTGCTGCAGCACTTCACTTTCAAGCTGCCAGATGGAGCAGCTAAACCATCTACTGTAGGGATAGTGGGAATCATCACCTACAGCCCTGTGTCTTTTGATCTGTGTGCCATTCCAAGAGAATAG